The Vicinamibacteria bacterium genome segment TATTGGCGGGTCGTGGACGACCTGGGCGTGAACATCCTTTACACCGCGCCCACCGCGCTGCGGGCCCTGGCCCAGGCCGGCGACGACTTCGTGAAGCGGTACCGACGCGACTCCCTGCGCATCCTGGGCACGGTGGGGGAGCCCATCAACCCCGAGATATGGCGCTGGTACCACGACGTGGTGGGGGAAGGGCGCTGCTCGATCGTCGACACCTGGTGGCAGACGGAGACGGGTGGGATCCTCATCACTCCCTTGCCGGGCGCCATCCCCACCAAGGCCGGCTCCGCCACCTTGCCCTTCTTCGGGATCAAGCCCGTGGTGGTGGATGCCAGCAACGGGAAGGTGCTGGAGGGGAACAACGTGGCCGGGGCCCTCTGCCTGGCCACCCCCTGGCCCGGGCAGGCCCGCACCGTGTGGGGCGACCACCAGCGCTTCCGGCAGACGTACTTCTCTCAGTACCCGGGCTACTACTTCACCGGGGACGGCGTGCGCCGCGACGAGGACGGCTACTACTGGATCACGGGGCGCATCGACGACGTCCTCAATGTCTCCGGCCACCGTCTGGGCACGGCCGAGATCGAGAGCGCGCTCGTGGCCCACGAGGCGGTGGCGGAGGCGGCGGTGGTGGGCTTCCTCCACCCCATCAAGGGGACCGGCATCTACGCCTACGTGACCCTCGTCTCGGGCTACGAGGGGAACGACCGCGAGCAGATCCAGGGCGCGCTCAAGGAGCAAGTCCGACAGGTCATCGGCGGCTTCGCCGCCCCCGACGTGATCCACGTGTCCCGCGGCCTCCCCAAGACCCGCAGCGGCAAGATCATGCGCCGCATCCTGCGCAAGATCGCGGCGTCCGAGTACGACGGAATGGGCGACATTACCACCCTGGCCGAGCCGGAGGTCGTGGAGCGGCTCATCCAAGAGCACAAGAGCGCCAAGCGCTAGCGTCCTCGGCCGGAGTGTGTAGCGGCGGGACCCTGGCCGGCCCTGACGGGAGGCTATGCTCACCGACTTCCACCTGCACACCTTCGTCAGCGACGGAGAGCTGGAGCCCGCCACCCTCCTCGCCGAAGCCGGGGCCCGCGGCATCACCCACCTCTCCATCACCGATCACGACGCCCTCGGCGCCTACGCCTGGCGGGAGGGGGCCGTGTTCGCGGAGGCGCAGCGGCTGGGGCTGAAGCTGACGGTGGGGATCGAGATGGACGCCGACCTGGACGGCCACGAGGTCCACCTGCTGGGTTTCGACCTCGACCTCCGCGAGCCGGCCCTTCTCGCCCACCTGGAGGCCGTGCGCGGAGCGCGCTTCGAGCGCGCGCGGCGCGAGATTCCGATCGTCAACGCGCTGCTCGGCGAGGGAACGATCAAGGAGGAGCAGATCTTCACCCCCGGCCGGGAGACGCTCATGAAGCCCCATTTCATCCATCCCCTCCTGGACCGGGGCCTGTTCTCGACCTACGAGGAGGCCAATGCCTGGTACCGGCAGCACGTCAAGGCGGGGGTGCCCGTGCCCAAGCCGCCGCTGGCCGAGGCGATCCGGCTCATTCGGGGGGCGGGCGGGTGGACGGTTCTTGCCCATCCCGGCTACTACGAGAAGGCGGGGGTGGCCATCGTGCCGCGCCTGGCCGCCCTCGCTGCCCTCGGCCTGCAGGGAGTCGAGCTCGACTACCCCTACCATGCCTGCTCGCCCGACCTCTTCGACGCCGCGGGCGAAGCGGCCTTCATCGCCGGCGTCCGGGCGGCGGGGGAGGGCCTGGGCCTCCGCTTCACTCGCGGCAGCGACAGCCACACCGCGTCCGACTTCGAGAAGGTCTACGGGCCCCGGCCTTGACCGCCCCCCCATCCATGTCCCGTCTTTTCCCCGCCCTCGCTCTCGCGGTGCTCGCCATCCCCTCCGCTTCTGCGCAGAGCCTGGAACAGGTGGTCAGCCGCTACTTGGAGGCCCGCGGCGGACTCCCCCGGCTTCGGACCGTTCAGACCCTGCGCATGATGGGGCGGCTGGCGCTGCCGGGGGTAGGGGCGCCCTTCACCCTGGAGCTCAAGAGGCCGGACCGGATGCGAGCGGAGTTTGCATACCAGGGCCTGCGGGGGGTGCGGGCCTACGACGGCCAGCGGGGCTGGGCCATCCCCGCCATCCCGGGACGGGACCGGCCGGAACCCCTCTCCCCGGCCGAGCTGAAAGAAGCCCGGGAACAGGCGGACATCGACCTCTCCCCGCTCGTGGACTACCAGGCCAAGGGCCACCAGGTGGAGCTCGTGGGACGGGAGCGGGTGGAGGGGAAGGAGGCCTTTAAACTCAAGGTCACCCTTCGGGACGGGAACGTGCACACCCTCTACCTGGACGCCAAGAACTGCCTCCCCATCCGCACCGAGGACACGCGGCCCTTGGACGGCGCGCCCGTGGAGTTCGTCACCGAAACGGGTGACTACCGACCCGTAGAGGGCATCCAGTTCGCTCACTTTCTGGAGATCGGCCCCAAGGGCAGCCCGGAGCGGCAGAGAATCACGTTCGACCGGATCGAGGTCAACGTCCCCCTCGACGACGCGCGCTTTCAGATGCCGTCCCCGTGAGCGCGCGCCTCAAGGGGGCGACTCTGGGGTTCGGGTGAAAGCGTTCCGAGGGCCAGAGGGGATTCCCCCGAGCCGGCTACTTGCGGGGATCCCCTCCCGTGAGCTGCCGGGGGGCTACGTTGCGCCACGCGGCGGCGAGAGCAACCCGCAGGCTCCGCGTCTTCGCCCCCCGAAGGCGCACGGCCGTGGCGCCCCGGCGGCCCCACCCGCCCTTGACGGGTGAAAAGACGGCTGGCTCGGCGCTGACGAAAGCCTCCTGCTGCTCCGGGGTCAGCTTGACCATGCCCCAGGCCGCGTCCGGGTAGCCCAAGGTCGCGAAGACCTTCCCGCGCACCCGGAAATCGCCGTGCCCCATATGACTGCCCACGGCTGCCTCGGGCATGCTCAGAGCCAGACGCCGAAAGCCCCCCCGCGTCATTGTTCGCCCCCAAGACGCCGCATCCGGGCCGAGCCCCGATGGAATCGCGATTCCGACCAGACACCGTGCGCTAGCGCCGAACTTCTTCCTGAACAACCGCCCAGGTGCTTCGCGACAGATCGGCGAACTCGGCCAGATGGTCCGTCGCGAGCTTGCCTTCAGGCGAGGCCCAGGCCGCCTCCATGCCGGGCCAATCGTCCCAATAGAGTTCGATGACCGCATCCCAGCCGGGATGCTTCCGGTTCGGATCGCGCTCGAGGTGGTTTTGGACGTATCGACGCAGGCCGGGCAGCCGACCCGCCAGAGCGGCGTGGTCGCCCCGGAGGGTCTCTTGAAACTGCTCCCGGGAGAGATCAGGCCGCCGGTACAGCACCACCAGGAACTTCAGCACTTCCCTCAACCCCGGCACCGCCCCCGCCGCCCCCGCCCCCGGGCACGGGTTGATCGCCGGCGTGCGGCGCCCACCGAATGCGGTATTATCCCATCCCACAGGAGGCAGAAAACGCATGAAGAGAGTCATCATCGGGGTCGTCAGTTGCGTCATCCTCACCGGGGTTGCTTTCGCTCAGAGGCCAAAGGAGAACGTCAACCCGGGCCGGCACCCCAACCTCGCGGCCGCGCAGAGGCACTGCCAGGAGGCCTTCGATCGGATCGTCGCCGCCCAAAAGGCGAACGAATGGGACATGAACGGACACGCGCAGAGAGCCAAGGACTTGCTGGAGAAGGCGAACGGCGAGCTCAAGGAAGCGGCGGAAGCGGCGAACCAAAACAAAGGTAAGTGACACCGGGGGGATCGAGCGGATCGGATTCCGTTCACCCCTCCCGGACCGCGGGCCAGTCCTCCTCGTCCCGGGGGCTCCTGGCCTGCGGAGACCGCCCCACGGACCGAGCCCGACCCCCGGGGGGAACCCCCGAGGAGCCCGTGGCCTGGCCCTAGTGTCCCTGCAGGCTGATCTGGAGCGTCCCCGACTCTGCGCCCGCAGGGCCGAAGTTGGCCACGAAGACTCTGTAAATGCCGGGACTGATGTTCATGGTCAGACGCTTTGGCTTGGCGGTGGGGTTGTCGGTGCTGCCCAGGAGGGTGCAGGACTGGCGGACCACTCGCGCCAGGGTCTCGTTGCAGGTCGGGTCCGTGACGTAGATCTCGATGTCGTTGCTGGCGAGCGTCCAGTCCGCGACCGCGTTCAGGGTGCCCGTCAAGGTGACCTTGATGTCGCTGATGAAGACGCCGTTTATGTCGACGTTGCTGAAGGTGATGAGGGGGAGGTTCGTGCTGTTGGGGGTGGGCGTCGCTCCCCCCGTGGGCGACGCGCTCCCGCAGCCGAGCGTTCCCACCACGAGCGCCGACGCGAGCAGGCGGGCACTAAGGCGGGACCTTGTCCGCGGTCGACGCGCGGAACCTCGCTTCCGCAGATCTGATCCTCCCCAGGCGTCCCATGCGGGGCCCGCCCTTAAAGGGCCACGGAGCCTAAACCCGCCACCCATTGTAGGCGGCCTCCGCCGCCCCCACCATCTCCCTGGGTGACATGGATCTATGCTAGCCTTGCCGCTCGTCCCAGTTTGAGGGATTCTCCCCATGGAGTGGTGGCTCTGGGTTCTGGTGGGGCTCGGCCTCTTCCTGTTGGAAATGGCCACGCCGGGGGGGTTCTTCGCAATTTTCTTCGGAGTCGCGGCCGTACTCGTGGGAGGACTGGCCTGGCCCGAGTGGGCGGGTCCGGCCTGGCTGCAATGGCTGCTCTTCTCGGCGATTTCGGTGGGGGGCCTTCTCGTCTTCCGGCGGCCTCTGATGCGCCATTTCAACCTCGACCGAAGCAAGCCCGTCGACAGCCTGGTCGGGCAAGCGGCGGTCGTGCTCGAGGAGGTCTCCACCGGGGGGGTGGGCAGGGCCGAGCTCAGGGGGACCACCTGGAGCGCGCGCAGCCACTCCTCCGTCCCCCTGACCAAGGGACAGCGCTGTACAGTGGAAAGGATCGAGGGCCTCACCCTCTGGATCCGCGCGGAATAGGAAGGGGGACGGCATGCCGGGCGTCTTGGTGGTTTTCCTGGTCCTGGCCTTCATCGTCTTCTACATGCTGGCCAAGACCGCGGTCGTGGTTCCCCAGCAGAACGCGTACGTGGTGGAACGCCTGGGGCGCTTCAGCGGCGTGCTCGATGCCGGCTTCCACATCCTCGTCCCCTTCGTGGACTCGATCCGCTACCGCCATCTTCTAAAGGAGCAGGCCTTCGACATCCCGGAGCAGGTCTGCATTACCAAGGACAACGTGCAGGTGGCGGTGGACGGTATCCTCTACCTCAAGGTCATGGACCCCGAGCGGGCCTCCTACGGCATCTCCGACTACCGCTTTGCCATCACCCAGCTCGCCCAGACCACGCTTCGCAGCGAGATCGGCAAGATCGACCTCGACCGGACCTTCGAGGAACGCAGCCACATCAACACCCAGGTCGTTACCGAGCTGGACAAGGCTTCCGAGGCCTGGGGGGTTAAGGTCCTGCGCTACGAGATCAAGAACATCACCCCTCCCCAGGACATCCTCGCCGCCATGGAGAAGCAGATGCGGGCGGAGCGGGAGAAGCGGGCAGTGGTGCTGCAGTCCGAGGGCGAGCGCGACGCCGCCATCAACAACGCGGAGGGGCAGAAGCAGCAGGTCATCAAGGCCTCGGAGGCCAACAAGCAGCAGCGGATCAACGAGGCGGAGGGTCAAGCGGCGGCCATCTTGGCCGTGGCCAAGGCCACCGCAGAAGGGATCCGGTCCGTGGCCCAGGCCATCGAGGCCCCGGGCGGCTTCGAGGCCGTTCAGCTGCGGGTGGCCGAGCAGTACATCACGCAGTTCGGTCACCTGGCCAAGACCGGGAACAGCCTGGTCATCCCCTCGAACCTGAGCGACGTGGGCTCCATGATCGCGCTGGCCATGAACGTCATCCAAGCGAAGGGGGGGGCCGCTCCCGGCCGATCCCCCGCGCCCCCCGCCCGCTAGCAGGGTTGCTCCCGGCACGCCCCCCGGACCGGGCCGCCTTCACGCGCCCGGAATGGGCCGTGATCAGCGCTCACCGCACCCCGCGCGCCGTCCAGCGCTGGCTGCACGCCCTGCCCTACAACTACGAGACAAAGGGGGAGACCCTCCGCTCCTTCCGGGGGGTCATCCGGCGCCGGCGGGCCCACTGCCTGGAAGCCGCGCTGGCCGCGGCCACGATTCTCGAGCAGCATGGCTACCCGCCCCTCCTCCTGAGTTTCGAGTCGATCGACCACCTCGACCACGTGATCTTTC includes the following:
- a CDS encoding MmcQ/YjbR family DNA-binding protein; its protein translation is MTRGGFRRLALSMPEAAVGSHMGHGDFRVRGKVFATLGYPDAAWGMVKLTPEQQEAFVSAEPAVFSPVKGGWGRRGATAVRLRGAKTRSLRVALAAAWRNVAPRQLTGGDPRK
- a CDS encoding stomatin-like protein, with amino-acid sequence MPGVLVVFLVLAFIVFYMLAKTAVVVPQQNAYVVERLGRFSGVLDAGFHILVPFVDSIRYRHLLKEQAFDIPEQVCITKDNVQVAVDGILYLKVMDPERASYGISDYRFAITQLAQTTLRSEIGKIDLDRTFEERSHINTQVVTELDKASEAWGVKVLRYEIKNITPPQDILAAMEKQMRAEREKRAVVLQSEGERDAAINNAEGQKQQVIKASEANKQQRINEAEGQAAAILAVAKATAEGIRSVAQAIEAPGGFEAVQLRVAEQYITQFGHLAKTGNSLVIPSNLSDVGSMIALAMNVIQAKGGAAPGRSPAPPAR
- a CDS encoding PHP domain-containing protein; this encodes MLTDFHLHTFVSDGELEPATLLAEAGARGITHLSITDHDALGAYAWREGAVFAEAQRLGLKLTVGIEMDADLDGHEVHLLGFDLDLREPALLAHLEAVRGARFERARREIPIVNALLGEGTIKEEQIFTPGRETLMKPHFIHPLLDRGLFSTYEEANAWYRQHVKAGVPVPKPPLAEAIRLIRGAGGWTVLAHPGYYEKAGVAIVPRLAALAALGLQGVELDYPYHACSPDLFDAAGEAAFIAGVRAAGEGLGLRFTRGSDSHTASDFEKVYGPRP
- a CDS encoding EthD family reductase, which produces MRFLPPVGWDNTAFGGRRTPAINPCPGAGAAGAVPGLREVLKFLVVLYRRPDLSREQFQETLRGDHAALAGRLPGLRRYVQNHLERDPNRKHPGWDAVIELYWDDWPGMEAAWASPEGKLATDHLAEFADLSRSTWAVVQEEVRR
- a CDS encoding NfeD family protein, with the translated sequence MEWWLWVLVGLGLFLLEMATPGGFFAIFFGVAAVLVGGLAWPEWAGPAWLQWLLFSAISVGGLLVFRRPLMRHFNLDRSKPVDSLVGQAAVVLEEVSTGGVGRAELRGTTWSARSHSSVPLTKGQRCTVERIEGLTLWIRAE